In Hippoglossus hippoglossus isolate fHipHip1 chromosome 19, fHipHip1.pri, whole genome shotgun sequence, the DNA window TCGTCTCCACTCGGCTAAACGTGTCACCAGAGCTGTCGGGAGGTGCACGAGGCAGAAACTAAACACGGGCTTCAGCCGCGCTGACTCACTGCACATCACGTCAGCGGGTCGGGGGTTTGAGCGTTTCACACAGCGACGGTGGAGGATTTCATCTCAGAGAGAAGCTTCACAAACAAAGAGCATCGAATATTCAGAGAGGAAGTAgagaggtggaagaggaagtGTTAGAAAGGTCGGAAAGAGAAGTTCAGTCCAACATCTGTACAGCTGCAAACACAATCTAACATGATGTAATGACTTTATCTCTTCTGTCAAggtatttaaacacattcacaataatattatttatcatttgaagGTATTTAAAAGTGTGTCTGTTATTGTGAGGGTTGTGTCTTGTAAGGCCAAATATTTAAAGCAACAGTTTCTAACCTTAACTGAGCAATAGCGCCCCCTGTAGCCACATGTGGTGAAGCATTATTTGGTCATTTATGCTAGGAAGACCGATGCGTCCGTTTCAGACGACGTCACCGTCCACATACGTCCACCTGTCCTCTACGTTAccatggttgttaagcaattcctccactagagggcagcacagagtcgAGATGTATTCCCGTATCTTAGGCTTGTCTCACTTGGCGATAGTGGAGAGGTTGACACGTTTTGTGTTTAGTCGTTAAAAAGGTTCGAGTGAAGCAGGAGGAGTAAAAGCAGATGAAGGAGTAGAAGCAGAAGAACAGTCCACAGGAGCGGCTGGAGGTTTTACGTTTACCTTTCTGGACCTGGAGGTCGGGGGAGGAGCGGCGGCGATGCTGCGCCGTTTACTACAATCTTTTACAGGCGTTCTCTCAAATATCTGTGATCCGTGGTGGTCGTATGAAAGATCGTGGCAGAGACATGTGAACACACGGACACGACACATGACAACAAAACTGAAATCAGCTGCAAACACCTGGTTTATCCCGaactcacctccagctccgCTATGATCCTCTCTTCGTCGTCCTCGTCCTGAATCCCAGACGCTGCGATCACAGGCGGCGTGGACGCGGGGCGGGGGGTGTCCGACGGGGTCCGCCTCAGCTTCACCAGAGTTTTGGGGATGTCGCCAtcgtcctccatctttaaaaagtcaaaataaaatcattctAAAAGCAGAGCAGTTTAAATATAGGGAACactaaaaaaaatatagaatggAAAAGGAGCATGAAGGATGAAGGAGCTCGGAGACTCTTCAGAGACAGAAGAACATTTCACAGCTCTCACACTGAACCTGTGTGTGAATGAACTGAGAAAGAAGAATCTACTTGACACTGCTCAATGAAAGTGGGTCGAGGTCTCAGAGGAGGGTTTGCAGCACCTTATTAAAGTGGAGAATTCAGGCTGCTCAAGATTCACTGTCGACTTtaaagcagcaggagcagcttgttCTTACCTGGAAATCAAACCTGAAGCCGCGGCAGCCGACGCGAGTCTCACACCACTGAACATCAGGTTTCTCAATAAGTGGGTCAGACTCCGACTCGTCTCGTTAAATCGTGTTTCTGAATCCCAGCGGGGGAATAAAGTCCACATGTGTCAGaacctctgtctgtgtcagatTTGAAATCTTAGCTTTTGACTGTAGTTTCGAAGCTTTGGTCtcagaaaattaagaaaacatgataaataataatataagttTGATGCAAAACGTTGTTTCACGAAAAGGACGTTAACATGAAACACGTAGAGAAAATCCATCACATACGGAAAAGAGCAGATTGACTGAGCTCTTCTTTCATCTGTCGTTACCACAGATCTGTTGTGCAAGTTATTAAGTAACTGatattaaaagattaaaagtgATCTTTATGGACACGTTCATATGAAATGATCCCAGTGTTGGCTTCAGATCTGATCTCACCCTCAGGTTCTTGGCGGTGACGATGACCTCCCCGGTGCGGTTGGTGGTGAGGCCGTGTGCCGAGGGGAAGCTCCGTCGGGGCGGAGGCGGCGGCGGAGACTTGGAGGGTTTCTCTGCTCGGTACCGAGCCACGTTGAGGTCGACTGTCGACGGGAGACAAAACTTCAACTGGTGCGTAAAAAACTCTAAAGCACAAACCACCTTCTCACCACAGCTTTATAGGAAGTTAAAAGTAGAAACTACAgttaaacataaactttattatacataaaaataaataaaataaaagacaaacatccaaatatatagaatttgaaTCAAGGTAACATATTTCTTAAACAGAATTCTCTGCCCTGACTCACCGGACCCTCGATGAGAACCGCCCCCCTCCATACTGTTCAGCTTCTGGGCCGCCATCTGCACTTTGCCAGGCTGCTGGTCGCCGCCGGGTGTCGTGGTGGAGGTGGCCGTGGCGCCGGTGGAAGCGGCTGCAGCTGAAGTAGCCGTGGTGGATGTAATTGGGATGGTGATCTGGGGCTTGGGGGGCACCGCCGGCTTGTTGATGTGCTTGGCAGCGAAGTCCAGGTCGGGGATGGCCTTCATCAGCTCGGCCTGCGTCTCCTCCAGCAGGCGATTGATGTCCTGGGCGCTGAACTGGGTCAAGCTGGCACGTTTCTCCTCCCAGTCCCGCTCGGCCGCCTGAAACACGCACAGACAATGAGATCGTCCTCACAGGAAGCGTAATCACCTGATGTCATTTAACACGTCGAGGTATAATCACCATCTGGCTCAGACACACATCTTTAACGTGCTGAATAATGATTatacacaacagcagctgattaCCAGTCGGACTTCAGCTGACACGGACTTGTCGGGAGGACGCCGACACGGCAGCTCATCGAGGACTCGGTTTCTGAAGCTCATGGCGGGCTGGGCGTCCTGCTCCAGGCCCGAGGCGTCTGGGTCGGACGCTGGCATCCAGTTGGCCAGGCCGGCGCTGCTGCTGAGGTCGCTGAGGCTGAGCGGGGGGCTGTTCAGGATGTCCAGGTCCGAGCTGCGGCTCAGGTCCTCCGATCGCTTGGTTTGGCCGGAGAGGTCGTCGGCGCTCTTCCACACGCCCTCGGTGACATGTCTGAACATATAGGAGGGATACAAAACACTACAATACACACAGGACACCATGAAGGTCCTACACCGGGTCAGAGCAACAACCTGGAAACTaggagaaacacaacatacacaggATGTGTCACATtgtctagttcagtttagaaGTCGAGCTCATTATCCATTACTGATTTAGACTAATACTGAACTAGTGCTAATTAAAATCATCATCTCAGCGCTTCGATCGGTCACATGACTCATCGATCACGCACAGATATAAACTCTGTCGTTGTGAGATTGAGGAGCAGCTGCTTTCTTTGTCAGATGAAGaatcaaagaaacagaaactcaCATATTTGTATCAgcggcagaaaaaaaaatttacatttgaaaagagGTTTTTACAGAAGTgactcaacaacacacacacacacagacacacacacagacacacacacagacacacacagtaaatctgCCTCTGATGTTCCAGACGGAAACTTTTCCTTCAGCCTTGACAGGTAATTTGCTCAGCGTCTGATGCTTTGCTCACTTTTCATCAGTCGAATAAAACCAGAAGGAGAAAAGATGAAATTCCTGCTTTTTAATCTCTAAAACGTTGATCTGGAAACGTTTCCCTGAGAATCCTTTGTAGAATCAGTTTTGCAGCGACGATCGGGAGTAAAACCGGGATTTCAACTTCACCCAGaacctttttaaacatttaagaTGAAAGACGAGATTAAACGACAGAACCGTCTTTAGTTCTAGTCCCAACAGAGACGTTAGGAGACTGAGAGACGTCGAACACGAGCTCTGACCAACTGAGACGTTACATAACGTTTATATTTGGAATATTATTACCTTCTTACTTAAATTGTCTTTTTACATATTAACAGTTTTACATATATTGTTAGTTTGTCTCAAGTCAGTTCACATGAAAAATTGAATATCAAATGTCTCGATTTCATGGATGgatatttaatttctctttttatctttGACACAAACGCCTTCTCTTGTTCGGACTCAAACTCAGTTCTGATGTTTGGATGAATTTGTGAATTTTAGACGATACAGTCGAACAGTTTATACTTTAGTTCAAACTTTTATGGAAAAGTCACAACAAAACgttgacaggaggagaaaaagctGTGAAACCTGGTCGGAGTGGAGTCGGGCTCGTACCTGCGCAGCGAGCTGAGCGCATCCGTCATGGTGTTGCAGCGCTTCAGCAGCGCGTCCAGACGGTGGGGCTCCTCCTTCAGGAACTTCAcggcctccacctccaccctcaGCACCACCCGCATCTTACTCTGCAGGCTGGGGAACTGGtctgtgaggggggggggggggggggaagagaaggATGAGCAGAGAGGATGTGATGAGGTGTGAATGGATGGAGGCAGCGGGCGAGGGGACCACAGGAACCACAGGTCACGCCGGACGTGAGGCATCAAACACAAAGTGGGTTTTGCTGCGTGGACGAATGTTTGAACTTCACTCGACGCTCAGACACCGAACAAACCAGCGTCTGGTCGACTAGAAGCAGCGAGTCCACACGTTAATGTAACAGGCTCCTCGGAGACTTAACATTAATATTCCAGGTAGCGAGCGAAGAACACGGGTCAGAGGAGCCGAATCCAGGACTTCATGAATATCAATTAAATAAGACTCATAAATATTCATCTGTGACGCGGAGCAACAGAAATTTGACGAACACGTATTTCAGCAAAACAAGTGGTTGAACTTCGACCTGAGAATAAAACCGCTGCTCCGCACGCGAGGAGATTTAACGATTACTGatgcttttcctgttttttgtaAAGTTAGTGAGAATTCTCAGTATTTACATCATGAGAATTAAACTCCAACATGCAGGGAAACGATCAGTAGGTTCAGAAATGTGTAATAAATACATCAAACTATCattatattaaaacaacacacacacacacacacaggaggtgaGAAGAACCCACTCACTCTTCAGCTCACTGAGCGTCTCTCCCAGAATCCTCAGCTCTTTGCTCTTCTGCTCCACGTCCTGCTCCGTCACCAGGCCGTGGTTGATGGACgagttcctctgcagctcctccacagatTTCTCCAGGTCACTGTGGACGAGCAGGTCACAGACTCAACTTCTctcacaagaaaaaaagatcttttagaaaaattcagttttacgacgaaaacatttctaatatcttaaaagaaaacaaatggtcacttaggaggaaaagaaacagagactTTGATTTGAATCTTAAGGATCCTGAGAACCCTTCACAACTATTTGAAGATATCATATTCAAGAAAACCATAGATACTTTGGGGGGGCTGGGGaaccgtgacctttgacctttggctacaCAAATCATGTCACACTTGAGTCTAAGTTAATGTTTtttgccaaatgtgaaaggattccctcaagGTGCTCTGGAGATATTGTCTTCacgacagagggacagagggacgggCGGACAGACAGAAAACCATGATGCCTCTGTCCACTGGGTCTCGTGTGTGCGGAGGAATAATAAGAAACTACGAAGCTTCAGTCTGACACAGGGGAGAGACAGAATCACAGCTCAGCAGATTCAGACTGAAGCTACCGACTCTGTAGTGAAAGTGAATGTTGGGAAGTTAAAACCACGACACATCCTCATTGATGCAGAATAGATGTTCGATACCCAGCCCTCAGCTCTGCGTGCGGTCCTGCCGCCCCCCCGGGGTTTTTCCTCGACACCAGGTCGACAAGACAAACTAACTCGACGCTCAGATCAATGGCTGCCTGGActcactgcagctgctggatgagcagctcctcctggttcaggtacttgagtctctcctcctccaccaggagGCGCTGTCTCTGGAGCGGGTCCTCCTGAGTGCGCATGGCGTCCAGCATCATGAGGCTCAGCTCCGACTCCGTCTGCCTCAGCAGCGTCAGGACCGAGTCCTGGTTCTCCAGCTGCGACACAGAGTCACCCGGGTCATTTGAATCTGTGATTATCTGTCAACACGTCTTAAAGATCCGTCTCCTGCACTCACCTGCATGTCGCGCAGCTGCGACAGCTGTTTGCGCAGCGCGTTGGTGTTCTGCTGCAGGCcctgcaggtggagctgcaTCTGGAGACGAGACACCGTCACAGGCTGGTTGGCGCCCGACGACGGAGGAGGCATCAGGGccagaggagcagaaggagtcagagctgcaggagaggaggcgTTTAGGGAACCAGCTCTTTGTTGAGTTAGAGAACCGACAGAAGTTGTCCTGAAACACTTGAATGCTTTGACTCTCGTGACCTCAAACTTCCATCCaggtgaaaaataaatccagcTTCCTGGTTTCAGGACAAGTTCCatcagcaggtcagaggagcaGATTACACTCCTAACGTAACGATGACAAACAGCACGAGGAGGCTTCAGGGACAAACAGGGCGAGTGgtgaaaaacaactgaatcCTCCAGACTGTCCCCGGAAGCACGAGTGTCTCATCCTTCGGAATGAAGACGATGCTCTGACAGTAATtaggagtcacacacacacacatcatgcaGAACGACAGAGGGAAACAGTAACTGGAACACAATCCATTACAGAGCAGTGGTTTTTTTTAGGAGAGTTGCATTTAAAGGCCACTTTCACgaactgaaattaaaaacaaatctcccGAAAATTACGCTTTAAACACTTCAGCTGACAAGGAGCTGCAGCGAGAGCCTCTGAACACCGAGAGGTTTCTAAACATGACGAACAGATTCAGACGAGTCGACTTTCTGCAGCTTCACCAGCTCCGAAGACTCATCCCATGAATAAAGGGAGAAAATTTGATTTATCCATAGTAATAAAATATGGTGTTTGAAGACCTCATTACTTCAATTAAGAAAAGAGAATAAGTCTGTCGAGGTATTGAGGGAGAACACGTAATAAACTTAGTCTCACGTCAAACTACCCGACTGTTCAAACACACCTACTTGATTTGGAAATATGTTTTCCTCCCAAGATCTAAGTTAACGTAAGTTATCATACGTGACAATATGAGGTTTTCCTCCGTTGttcattcaatttcattttccagTGGAAACTAACGCCCACAGACACAGAACTCCTCCTGAGAAAAGTGAAATTCAAGGCTTATCTACGATTTGACACGAGGTTCCGTTTTTTCTCATGTTTATGCACAAATCAGATAACAAgagaaaattaatttaaatcttCTCCTCTTGGACACGTCACGCTGGGAAACAGACGCCACGGCTTCACAATCAAAAGAAATCAACTCATTCTGCTCGGATTCGGTTTttgaaaacaaactgttttatCTGCATCTGAGCAAATGTTCAAAAATCGTCACTGAACCTTTGAAATCACTCAGAAAAACGAGGGAAATGTCAATGAAACAagatttttctgtgtttgatttaatgcaactcaaatgacacacacacacacacacacacacacacacacacacacacacacacacacacacatctggaggCGAACAGGTTGTgaacacagggggggggggggggggggggggcggggggcagACGAGGCAACAGGAACACAGACAGTAGctacctttcttttttttagttCGTCCAGCTAAAACAAGAAGCATGAGCAGCAGTTACACAGCAGCAAGaagccgacacacacacacacacacacacacacacacacacacacacacacacacacacacacacacacactcagaatcAGCCGCTAGCATCACATCACGAGGCCGTGTAAGAAAtatgcaaagaaaaataaatagcGGCAGAGGAAGAGTGACGGGCAGCGACAGGAAGTAGTTTGTGAGAACTTACTGTCAGTTCCCGAGCAGTCGCTGGCCGACTCGATCTTCTCCCTGGAAGAGGAACGTGTCAGAGTAAACATAcagaacacgtgtgtgtgtctgtgtgtgtgtgtgtgtgtgtgtgtgtgtgtgtgtgtgtgtgtgtgtgtgtgtgtgtgtgtgtgtgtgtctcacggGCTCTCGGCCTCCGGCGCTCTGCTCAGGACTCTCTGCAGCAGCCCAGTCAGACTGGCTATCTGCTTCTCCATGGCCTCCATACGCTCCCTGCATGGATAGATGAGATATGTGTCATTGATCATGTGACAGGGGATAAAATTCATAACTGCAGACGTTGTAGAGTTAGATACTTAATAAACatatacaatatacacacacGTCAAAAACACACTTTAGGTTTTATGGCTGTTAACATGGTTATAACTTGAATTTGTGGGTCTGTTAGAATAAGTTTCCATGAATGAAGCTTTGCATTAGtccacacaggaaacagaagtgACCAGCTGACAGATAAGTAACATGTATGTAACACGTCGGGTTGTGTCCTACCTGGTCTCCGTCTCGTTCCCCAGCAGCGGCGAGCCGAAGCCCCCGGCGTTCCCCCCCTCGCCCCCGGGCCCGGCCATCAGGCAGAGCTGCTCCGAGGTGAGACCTAAGGGCCCCTGGCCCCGGGCCTTGGGACTGTCCCCGAACACAGAGGAGGTCACAGAGTCCCGTCTCAAGCTCTGCCTGCCGGGGGAGCCGCGGCCGGGCATGGTGCCGGCGTAGGAGTCCCTCATGTCGGGGATCTTctgtggggaggagggggggggcacccGCAGCCCCATGGCCAACACAGACGCAGCGTAGGCGTCGTTGTAGAGGGGCCCCCCCGGCCTGTAGAGGACACCACTCTCCATCAGCTCCCCTTGTAGAGCAGCGGCTGAATAGGAGGTGAGAGAACGCACTGATCCGGCtccaccaccgccgccgcctcctcccccGCGGCGGTACAAGGAGCCGTAAGGGTCGGCTCTGGCCGGGAGGGGGGAGTGAGGACCTCCAGCGAGACTGAGCCGACTTGCTTCAGGACCCAGAGAGTAGGGGTCCGCGTAGATCCCCCCTCCACCACGGTCGTCCCCCCGCAGCAGCACCATGGTCCTGGACCCGCCCACTTCATCATCAGGCTTCACATCCCTGCGCTCCAGGATGGcgctggaggaggtgcagaagGCCTgctgggggtggtgggggtttTGGGGGTACTGGTggagttgctgctgctgctgctgctgctgctgctgctggtggggaGAGGAGTGGTGGGGCTGGGAGTGCGGGTGCGGCAGGGAGTGGGTGTGGTGCGCGGGACCAGCGTAGGACGAAGGTCTGCCGCCGCCGCTGTAGAGGAGGCGGGCGCGGGACGGCGACCCCTGGGGGGGCGAGGCAGAGGCGGAGGAATGCTGGGAGGACAGGGGCTGGTTGCTGAGGCGACGGTTAGGTGGAGAATCCTGAGGTGCATAAACCATCTCCCTCTgtgaagaaacagaaaagtagaTCTGTCAAATGATCCGAATGAATTAAAAGTTTTATTGTGAACGGCTTCAGCGACAGGAAACTACGCACGCTTCCATTTCTGCTGAGTTCACACAACACGGATTTAAGTTTGATTCCCCCCCTCGTCAGGTCAGAGCTGGATCAGCCGTCCCCGTGTGTGAACTCCAGATTCCAGAGGCTCGACGCATCACCTCCAGATTCACAGCAGGCTACATGTCGAGAGGAATCGGCtactgcagccaatcagagcgcaggaTGGGGCGAACACCAACAACTGCAAGATTCCTGATCACGAGACAGGAAGTCGTGTGAACTTGTCAAGTCtctgatcatttttatttacttattgtTATGTAATTAGTTTTTGAACTGCTCAacttgttttcatgttcatattattatataactaCACTATTTAATAGTATCTTTGGTATTTCCTACGAGTAACTGAGCTTAAATGTTCCTTCTGTACAAACAACGCGATTCTGACTTGAATGGTTTGAGCTACAGCCTTGAGTTTGTGACTGAAAACGTTTTGAATAAAGTTGTTTCTTGTGTAAGAGCATCTCTTTACAAATCCTCCTTCACGTCTTTCCTTGAGCTCGTTGCCTTTTTTCATCGAGGTCGAGGGAAAGTCGTTGAGAAGCCGATGATTCGACGATCACTTCGCTGAGAGTGAGTTTGAGTTTGAATTTGAGTGAACACGTTTCAACCTTTAAGTCTCTGCAGAGTAACGAGCAGACGACTGCGACTGAAACCAAACTGTGTACGTCACAAAGAGCCAGTTCCACTGCAACATGTCAGCGGTTCACTGATGCTGCGTCCAGATTGACAGGaaagactctaaattgccccTTTAGTGCGTTTTAAGTTGCACTTGACGGCGTATCGACGGACGGAGCGCGGAGGGATTATCTCTTGGCATCGAGCCCGAGTGTCAGAGAGGACGTTACAAACAAAGCCAAGCAGGACGGCGAGCGGCTGGAGCGGCTCCCTGTGACGGAGGGAACTGAATCAACAAGGAGTAATAGATGGAAGCAGGAAGCACAAAGGAGGACAGGACTGTAATTGCTTATGACGCACAACGCTATCTCCTGGAGACCATGCAAATTGGAAAACCAATATTTCCACATAATAACCCTTAGGCCTCTTACAACAACACCCTGTGGACGCTCTCGCAGCAGACTAACGACTCCGGTGCCATCATCTTCCATCTTGTATCTTAGCAACAGCCTCGCAGCGACACCGTCCTTAAACTGCAACGAAGACAAATGTCCGAGACCCCCTGAAGTCACGAGACATCGAAGGGGAGCGACGCCAGAGGACACGTCCCAGGGCGTCGCTTTCACAGCTGGTCGTTCTCCCGCCAATCAATCTCATCCTCAACTGGATTCTGTCCGTCAGTCAGAGGCCTGGACCGACCTCAGCCGTCCTGGTCAAGGTTTATGATCCTCTGCTGGATcgagctcaacacacacacagacacacacacacacacacgtgacacacatatacaggccacacacacacacgcagacacgcacacacacacacgtcctcctctctcaccttgGCAGAAGCAGCCACTGAAGCTGACACATAAAACTCAAGGTAAGCTGCCGCTCTGATAAGGCTGTAAAACTCGGGGAGGATTTCTGTCACGTGCACGAGATCAAGACGGTGACCGAGCccgcctggggggggggggggtacacagAGAGGTTGACCTCCAAAACAACAGTGGCCGGCTGCGAGGCCTGAACACCGACGGCCAGAAAAACAATGGCACACACCGGCGTGTAAACAAAAGGCCTCGGGATGTTTGACTGACGGAGGAACAATCAGAACaactctctcacttctctccacCTGTTTAACATTCAGGTTCATTCCCCACAGCGCCACAGTAAAATAACAACcagtttataatttttttcaatcTATAAAAGCAGCGTTCTCCACCCGTTCAAATCGCTGCTTCCTCATTTACATACGAGCAGCGTAATTAGACGGGTAGAAGAAGACGCAGGGTCCTGGAAACACAGTAAACATGAGTGACGTGAGACTCTGTTCATTCTGCTGCTAACGAGGCAGCGAGCGTCAGTAACCGTCAGGATGAGGCCTCGTTCCTCCAGGAtacaggaagaggatgagaggCTCatcaacagacacagagagacgagATGTTCCAGGGACCAGGAGAACGACaggagacacgagagagacgaggaggaacCGCTGAGACGAAACCATTAGTTGATTAATCGATTAACAGAGGAATAATCATCAGCTATTAAGATTATCGAGACTTTAATCATGCTCCCCCTGGTGGATAAACTCTGTATAAGTTCTGTTATGCTCAGCGCTAGTTTCGTATATCCAGAAATGGACGTAGCCTTCAGTCTGTACGTTTATTTCGTCTGGATTTATCTTCTTAAAGATCACGATACGGACGAAACAGATGAAACTAAGCAGTACCACTGGAAGtcatgggggggcagtgtaggaTTCGTCCCAGGGCGGCTTTCACAGCTGGTCGTTCTCCCGCCAATCAATCTCATCCTCAAGCGGGTCCTGTCCGTCGGTCAGAGGCCTGGACCGACCTCCGTCCCCCTGGTCAAGTCTTCATGGTTCTGATCAGTtgggtttgaatcagttatttgatgatatataaaaacaggctgagacgtcctgattgacagctgagaccgactcctgattggtcgagcacatgcgTCAGcggacccccccccctccacgatcactactgcacacaATCGTTACTTTATATGGCGTGCACGTTGACGAGGGCGAGTTCCATCTCCAGGTTAAAAGCAGTAAATACAACGTTAACGGTCCGTTTCACGACACTTCTCCTGCAACAGTCCATCAACGAGCCCGTCCTCAGACTAACAGGCCGCACGGTCATCACCTCAGGACACGGTCTGTTGTTCCACTCAGTCAGCGGCCGAGTCACACGACTCCCTCCCTGACAGCGAATGGACACGTAGAGAAATAACGTGCTCGTAAACACAGAAATCATATCAGTGtcacgtggggggggggggggggggggggggggggcagggggacAGGGACACTATAAATAACACAAGTGTTGTTTTCGGAGGATGATTTTTCGGTTGGCTGATATCTGCCGCTGCCACAGAGACGAGTGTTTGTGCCTCTCACTAATCGGTGAGTCACACACGGTGAATTAGTGATGAGGGAGAAGGTGAGTGTGACTCAGGCACGACCCCGTCCTGGCATCAGTTCACATTTTGGCAGCGAGATAATTACAAACCCGAAAGATGAAAAGTTCAGGGTCTCACTCAATCTCTCCCGTGATTGGAcgtgcacagaaacacacacacacacagacacacacagacacacacagacacacacacagacacacacacgtacccgCAGGTCTCCGTTGGCCAGGTGGGGGCTGTGGTGTCCGGGGTAGGTGCCGTACACCGGCTCTTTGCAGTAGATCTTGATGACGCAGCGGTCCTGGACGTCCCGCGGGTCCTCCAGCTCGTAGAAGATGTTCCGGGTCTCATCCTTGATCAGCAGCGCCGTGCTCGGGGACCTGGACGCCAACGGTCAtcgaaaaaaaacaaaaaagcagaagAGATGAACTGATAGATAGTCCGTGCTGTGACGGCTTCAGCAGCTGTTACCTGCTAATGAGCAGTGAAGTACGATCATTTACAGACCGGGAGGAGAACTGGAAAATCTTTAGCGGGCGAGAGGAGGGAATCAAACCGACGCAGCGTGATATCGAACTCATAAGAAACATAATATTCAGAGCGAGCGGAGTTTAGAAGGAACTGGACGAGTGTCTGAGCTGCTTCAGAGCAGATTTTTACAGATAATCGATAATTAATACGTTGATGAAAATACACAGAGATGTTTTTTAGCTGCATTAGTGGAGGATGGGATTTTGTttcatgtaaacacaaaatCCTACATCGGG includes these proteins:
- the LOC117752532 gene encoding SRC kinase signaling inhibitor 1-like isoform X10; translation: MTAVKDIQQPNYWSFKTRTPRVTRLSPTQPALADQANRVSFASAEHLETMSEPDVPIGFNRMNRLRQSLPLARSSSQAKLRAPGILFLQLGEETRRVHLTHELTSLETLRALIVHMFPQRLTMAMLRSPSTALLIKDETRNIFYELEDPRDVQDRCVIKIYCKEPVYGTYPGHHSPHLANGDLRREMVYAPQDSPPNRRLSNQPLSSQHSSASASPPQGSPSRARLLYSGGGRPSSYAGPAHHTHSLPHPHSQPHHSSPHQQQQQQQQQQQLHQYPQNPHHPQQAFCTSSSAILERRDVKPDDEVGGSRTMVLLRGDDRGGGGIYADPYSLGPEASRLSLAGGPHSPLPARADPYGSLYRRGGGGGGGGGAGSVRSLTSYSAAALQGELMESGVLYRPGGPLYNDAYAASVLAMGLRVPPPSSPQKIPDMRDSYAGTMPGRGSPGRQSLRRDSVTSSVFGDSPKARGQGPLGLTSEQLCLMAGPGGEGGNAGGFGSPLLGNETETRERMEAMEKQIASLTGLLQRVLSRAPEAESPEKIESASDCSGTDTGRTKKKKALTPSAPLALMPPPSSGANQPVTVSRLQMQLHLQGLQQNTNALRKQLSQLRDMQLENQDSVLTLLRQTESELSLMMLDAMRTQEDPLQRQRLLVEEERLKYLNQEELLIQQLHDLEKSVEELQRNSSINHGLVTEQDVEQKSKELRILGETLSELKNQFPSLQSKMRVVLRVEVEAVKFLKEEPHRLDALLKRCNTMTDALSSLRSVLYPSYMFRHVTEGVWKSADDLSGQTKRSEDLSRSSDLDILNSPPLSLSDLSSSAGLANWMPASDPDASGLEQDAQPAMSFRNRVLDELPCRRPPDKSVSAEVRLAAERDWEEKRASLTQFSAQDINRLLEETQAELMKAIPDLDFAAKHINKPAVPPKPQITIPITSTTATSAAAASTGATATSTTTPGGDQQPGKVQMAAQKLNSMEGGGSHRGSVDLNVARYRAEKPSKSPPPPPPRRSFPSAHGLTTNRTGEVIVTAKNLRMEDDGDIPKTLVKLRRTPSDTPRPASTPPVIAASGIQDEDDEERIIAELEIFERTPVKDCSKRRSIAAAPPPTSRSRKNSSNSPGPTKGFTVAARLKHLQQGSLERPKTRKQKEDFPKVQGQQQVFHF
- the LOC117752532 gene encoding SRC kinase signaling inhibitor 1-like isoform X4; translation: MGNSSFPGREKRKGPMISAGDAEFPRDYHTLAGSRGARRFPDNSNGGFTSSSLDRRHNAVAAKSLEALNSIHKADIERQRDALVDLQKNKFSNSPGSMSQGSPSAGRQQQPNYWSFKTRTPRVTRLSPTQPALADQANRVSFASAEHLETMSEPDVPIGFNRMNRLRQSLPLARSSSQAKLRAPGILFLQLGEETRRVHLTHELTSLETLRALIVHMFPQRLTMAMLRSPSTALLIKDETRNIFYELEDPRDVQDRCVIKIYCKEPVYGTYPGHHSPHLANGDLRREMVYAPQDSPPNRRLSNQPLSSQHSSASASPPQGSPSRARLLYSGGGRPSSYAGPAHHTHSLPHPHSQPHHSSPHQQQQQQQQQQQLHQYPQNPHHPQQAFCTSSSAILERRDVKPDDEVGGSRTMVLLRGDDRGGGGIYADPYSLGPEASRLSLAGGPHSPLPARADPYGSLYRRGGGGGGGGGAGSVRSLTSYSAAALQGELMESGVLYRPGGPLYNDAYAASVLAMGLRVPPPSSPQKIPDMRDSYAGTMPGRGSPGRQSLRRDSVTSSVFGDSPKARGQGPLGLTSEQLCLMAGPGGEGGNAGGFGSPLLGNETETRERMEAMEKQIASLTGLLQRVLSRAPEAESPEKIESASDCSGTDTLTPSAPLALMPPPSSGANQPVTVSRLQMQLHLQGLQQNTNALRKQLSQLRDMQLENQDSVLTLLRQTESELSLMMLDAMRTQEDPLQRQRLLVEEERLKYLNQEELLIQQLHDLEKSVEELQRNSSINHGLVTEQDVEQKSKELRILGETLSELKNQFPSLQSKMRVVLRVEVEAVKFLKEEPHRLDALLKRCNTMTDALSSLRSVLYPSYMFRHVTEGVWKSADDLSGQTKRSEDLSRSSDLDILNSPPLSLSDLSSSAGLANWMPASDPDASGLEQDAQPAMSFRNRVLDELPCRRPPDKSVSAEVRLAAERDWEEKRASLTQFSAQDINRLLEETQAELMKAIPDLDFAAKHINKPAVPPKPQITIPITSTTATSAAAASTGATATSTTTPGGDQQPGKVQMAAQKLNSMEGGGSHRGSVDLNVARYRAEKPSKSPPPPPPRRSFPSAHGLTTNRTGEVIVTAKNLRMEDDGDIPKTLVKLRRTPSDTPRPASTPPVIAASGIQDEDDEERIIAELEIFERTPVKDCSKRRSIAAAPPPTSRSRKNSSNSPGPTKGFTVAARLKHLQQGSLERPKTRKQKEDFPKVQGQQQVFHF